Genomic segment of Mucilaginibacter sabulilitoris:
TTGAGATATCAGCGTGCGGGTGTCTGCTGTCTGACCGCCATTAGTAATCTGCTCCCAGGTTTTTACCTTCCTGCCCATATGGTCATAGATATACTGATTATCTACTGTCACTGCCGGTGTCGCAGTATTAGCTGATGTCCAGTGCTTACGCTGTGTTCTGGTGATCTGGTCGTTGAGGTTATACTTTATGGTTTCTACGTCGTAGTTTGCTGTATTCAGGGCGCCCCCCAGATAATGACGCTCGGTCGTTTGTCCCCGTCTGCCTTTGATAGTGCTATTCTATTTCTAAATCGCAAAATTAGAGACGGTTAACAAATATACAAAATAACAGGCATCTAAATTTGCACATTTAATAAAAGGATTATAAGTACTGCTGTATAACGTTAATAATAATAGAACAATATTGCGCTCCTTTTAAATGTGCATAAAATTATTTTTGGTGCTAAGGATTTTAGTTTAAACTTGTCAAAATTTGACAAGTAATGGCAAACCAGTTCGGCACCAGGATCAGGCAGCTCCGCGAAGACGGCAGGCTCTTACAAAAGCAGGTAGCTGACCGGCTACATATAGACTCACCGATGTTAAGTAAGATCGAAAGCGGCGATCGCAAAGCTAAAAAAGAACAGGTTAATCAGTTCGCTTTGGCATTGCAAGCAGACAGTGAAGAATTGCTGACCCTATGGCTGGCGGATCATTTGCTGGACGTGGTGGCCGGAGAGCAACTGGGCCTTAAAGCAATCACGCTAGCGGGTGCCCAAATTAAAAATCATTTAAAAGATAATTTAACACTGGCAAATGGCTTATAATGTTACCCATACTAAAGAAGAATGCCGTTTGCAGTTGCAACAGCTGGTGGAAGCGTTTGTTGCCCAGTATGATGCATATAGTAAAAATACCTATAACGAGGCGCAGTTGCGCGTGGATTTTATCAGCCCACTACTGAAGACATTCGGCTGGGATATCGATAACGAATCTGCCCAAACGCAGTTCATGCGTGATGTCATCCAAGAGGAGGCCATAGAGGTTGTCGAAGCTGATATCTTAGCCAAAAAAAATCCGGACTATACGTTGCGTGTACAAGGTACCAGGAAAGTTTTCGTGGAAGCTAAAAAAGTAGCAGTAGATATTGAGCATTCTGCCGGGTCGGCTTTCCAGGCACGCCGTTATGGTTGGAGTGCGAACTTAGGGGTTACGATTTTAACGAATTTTGATAGGCTGGTAGTTTATGACTGCCGCTACCAGCCCAATAGCACGGATCAACCTTCTGTTGCGCGATATCGCATTTTTCGGCATACAGACTTTCTGGCAAACCTTGATGTTCTTTACGACCTGCTTTCCTATTCTTCGATATCAGCGGGCTTTTTGGATGAATATTTTTCACTGAGTGTACCAGAACTTACCACTTTTGATGAGGTGTTCTTGGGTCAAATAGAAAAATGGCGCCTACAGCTGGCGGGAAACATCATCACCAGTAACCCTGGACTGGATGAGGAAACGGTTAATATCCTGGTGCAGCGTTTGCTGAACCGGATCGTATTCCTGCGTATTTGCGAAGACCGCGATATTGAAAAATACGAGACCTTGAAAAAGGTAAAAAACTATGACGAACTGAAAGTGGTTTTCTTGAGTTCTGATCAAAAATATAATTCCGGCCTGTTCGATTTCATCGACGATCAGCTCTCTTTGCGGATCAATCTGGATGCAGCTATCCTGGTGGGGATTTTTAACGAACTCTATTACCCGGAAAGTCCTTATGATTTCTCCGTGGTGGATCCAGCCATACTTGGACAGATATATGAACGCTACTTAGGTAGTCGAATTTCGGTTACCGCGCCAGGTCAGATCACACTGGTAGAAGAACCAGAAGTAGCGGCATCCAGCGGCGTAGTGCCGACACCTAAACTGGTGGTGCGACAATTGATCCGTGAAACACTAGAGCCCTTGTTTAAAGGCAAAACATTGGCCGAAATAGAGCACCTGAAGATCGCGGACATCTGCTGCGGCTCGGGTACCTTCCTAGTTGCGCTTTACGATTACTTGCTAGAAAAGATCACGCTGGCCTTGATTGCCACGGGCGACCCTGACCATGAACTTTTGGCTTTGGACAAAACAGGCTCATAT
This window contains:
- a CDS encoding helix-turn-helix domain-containing protein, with protein sequence MANQFGTRIRQLREDGRLLQKQVADRLHIDSPMLSKIESGDRKAKKEQVNQFALALQADSEELLTLWLADHLLDVVAGEQLGLKAITLAGAQIKNHLKDNLTLANGL